From one Pseudactinotalea sp. HY158 genomic stretch:
- a CDS encoding (2Fe-2S)-binding protein, producing MATGTRTITVTVDSVEYTDPVEPRMLLVQYLREVLGKTGTAIGCDTTNCGACTVLFDGYGIKSCTMLAVEADGHEITTIEGLTPDEGLHPLQESFNACHGLQCGFCTPGMIMQSASLLAENPHPSDTEIRAGLEGNLCRCTGYQNIVAAVRTAAEEGASR from the coding sequence ATGGCAACGGGAACACGAACGATCACGGTCACGGTCGACTCGGTCGAGTACACCGATCCGGTGGAACCGCGGATGCTGCTCGTGCAGTACCTGCGGGAGGTGCTCGGCAAGACCGGCACGGCCATCGGCTGCGACACCACGAACTGCGGAGCCTGCACCGTGCTGTTCGACGGCTACGGCATCAAGTCGTGCACGATGCTCGCGGTCGAGGCGGACGGGCACGAGATCACCACGATCGAGGGGCTCACCCCGGACGAGGGGCTGCACCCGCTGCAGGAGTCGTTCAACGCCTGCCACGGGCTCCAGTGCGGCTTCTGCACCCCGGGCATGATCATGCAGTCCGCCTCGCTGCTGGCGGAGAACCCGCACCCGAGCGACACCGAGATCCGCGCAGGCCTCGAGGGGAACCTGTGCCGCTGCACCGGGTACCAGAACATCGTGGCGGCCGTGCGGACCGCCGCCGAGGAGGGGGCATCACGATGA